In Myxococcales bacterium, a genomic segment contains:
- a CDS encoding PilZ domain-containing protein — protein MQDTPAVLLLDDGELLPVAELLDRSEIAYRRLRRSEIGEEVGPPSNLLISTPRHASKVRPGSPPGAGPGRPVRIIAVEEDSPALRRMLRTMGFHLLVRLPVHPEVWRLLIQRALYQGDERRRDTRLPMGSQISVASVAAKSATTRENRESLLVDISNRGCHFIGDEPFESGTRVTFSLDATTTGCERLDLSGEILRTGPWQDGDATRYSCAMVFDADLDDASLSTLARMINSRISGPLSLAPKFPAALSLPSCDSRALPGLKLDDETDPPVSTDCEVQLSLTTVAPSETEPDERRKDRRGDYLQRIEVQSDGVNSILMGRDLSSSGMRVERFGDMEIGAHLRLALYGPSDAGPIQVEAEIVRDDGDRGIALHFCNLSRESSALLEKFVACLPPVESLEDGEALGMGTVLAEAIPADKNFNRS, from the coding sequence CTGCTGTGCTGCTACTGGACGACGGTGAGCTCTTGCCCGTGGCTGAACTGCTCGACCGATCCGAAATCGCCTATCGCCGGCTTCGGAGATCTGAGATCGGAGAAGAGGTCGGTCCACCTTCGAATCTGCTGATCTCGACACCGCGCCACGCGAGCAAGGTACGCCCTGGTTCGCCACCAGGTGCGGGCCCGGGAAGACCCGTTCGCATCATCGCAGTAGAGGAAGATTCCCCCGCCCTGCGGCGCATGCTGCGCACCATGGGATTTCACCTATTGGTCAGGCTGCCTGTGCACCCTGAGGTCTGGCGTCTATTGATTCAGCGAGCGCTCTACCAGGGAGACGAGAGACGCCGCGATACCCGACTCCCAATGGGTTCTCAGATTTCCGTCGCGAGTGTTGCAGCGAAGAGCGCAACGACTCGTGAAAACCGCGAATCGCTTCTAGTCGACATCTCGAATCGAGGTTGCCACTTCATCGGCGACGAGCCGTTCGAGTCGGGAACCCGGGTGACCTTCTCATTGGACGCGACCACGACCGGCTGCGAACGACTCGATCTCTCGGGCGAAATCCTTCGTACGGGACCCTGGCAGGACGGAGACGCTACGAGGTACAGCTGCGCAATGGTCTTCGATGCCGACCTCGACGATGCCAGTCTCTCGACTCTCGCCCGAATGATCAATTCGAGGATCAGCGGGCCACTGTCTCTCGCTCCCAAGTTTCCAGCGGCACTCAGCCTGCCGAGTTGCGACAGCCGCGCGCTCCCAGGGTTGAAACTCGACGACGAGACCGATCCGCCAGTCAGCACGGACTGCGAAGTCCAACTCTCCCTGACGACCGTCGCCCCGTCTGAGACGGAGCCGGACGAGCGGCGCAAAGATCGGCGCGGGGACTATCTCCAGCGTATCGAAGTGCAGAGCGACGGCGTCAATTCGATCTTGATGGGGCGCGATCTTTCGTCTTCCGGCATGCGGGTGGAGCGTTTCGGCGATATGGAAATCGGCGCGCATCTCAGGCTCGCGCTCTACGGACCCTCTGATGCTGGACCGATCCAGGTCGAAGCCGAGATCGTTCGAGACGATGGAGACCGGGGTATTGCGCTGCATTTCTGCAATCTGTCGAGAGAGAGTTCGGCCTTGCTCGAAAAGTTCGTCGCGTGTCTCCCTCCAGTAGAATCCCTGGAGGACGGCGAAGC